The Kitasatospora sp. NBC_00374 genome has a segment encoding these proteins:
- a CDS encoding ABC transporter permease: protein MTTPLSVPPGTTAAPAADPPARFGDLLAAEWIKMRSLRSTPWTLAFVTLFVIGSSAVATLAEYDNLGRVGPDARTNQGFLVFDAYPPAGYLTLMLVAGSIGALTVVSEYGTGLIRTTTVAVPARGSVVLAKAAALAGLWTVVGTVVSTGSFLVSQAILSGRHAGVPFGHPGVLRAVVASALLAPVCALTGLGLGVLIRHGAATMITTAFTLLMLQPMFSESERWSADVNHLMVGAAWRRLLEHWDPGADSLAYTATVPGSWTVLALWPSVAIVLALVVVRRRDV, encoded by the coding sequence ATGACCACACCCCTCTCCGTTCCCCCCGGCACCACGGCCGCGCCCGCCGCCGACCCGCCCGCCCGCTTCGGCGACCTGCTCGCCGCCGAGTGGATCAAGATGCGGTCGCTGCGCTCGACCCCGTGGACGCTCGCGTTCGTCACGCTGTTCGTCATCGGGTCCTCCGCGGTGGCGACGCTGGCGGAGTACGACAACCTCGGGAGGGTCGGCCCGGACGCACGGACCAACCAGGGGTTCCTGGTGTTCGACGCGTACCCGCCGGCCGGCTATCTGACGCTGATGCTGGTCGCCGGCAGCATCGGCGCGCTCACGGTCGTCAGCGAGTACGGCACCGGGCTGATCCGCACCACCACGGTGGCGGTGCCCGCCCGCGGTTCGGTGGTGCTCGCCAAGGCGGCGGCGCTGGCCGGGCTCTGGACCGTGGTCGGCACGGTCGTCTCGACCGGCTCCTTCCTGGTCTCCCAGGCGATCCTGAGCGGGCGTCACGCCGGTGTTCCGTTCGGGCATCCCGGAGTGCTGCGCGCCGTGGTGGCGTCCGCGCTGCTGGCGCCGGTCTGCGCGCTCACCGGCCTGGGCCTGGGTGTCCTGATCCGGCACGGCGCCGCCACCATGATCACCACCGCCTTCACCCTGCTGATGCTGCAGCCGATGTTCTCGGAGTCCGAGCGCTGGTCCGCCGACGTCAACCACCTGATGGTGGGCGCGGCCTGGAGGCGCCTGCTGGAGCACTGGGACCCGGGGGCCGACAGCCTGGCGTACACGGCCACGGTCCCCGGGTCCTGGACCGTGCTCGCGCTCTGGCCGTCGGTCGCGATCGTCCTCGCGCTGGTCGTCGTGCGCCGACGCGACGTGTGA
- a CDS encoding ATP-binding cassette domain-containing protein has translation MIEVNALTKTYGGRTAVDQLSFTVRPGQVTGFLGPNGAGKTTTLRMILGLDTPTGGTATVGGVPFRSHRRGLRHVGALLDAGQVHGGRSAAAHLAALARSNGIPRRRVEEVLQEVGLSEAARRRIGGFSLGMKQRLGIATALLGDPPVLMFDEPINGMDPEGVLWVRHLFRRLAAEGRTVFLSSHLMTEMEQTADQLVVIGQGRLIAAESVRSFAARSTRLSVVVGTPQAAELTALLTAAGASVGPEGSAGAERLTVTGLPADRIGALAFEHRILLHELTTRSASLEEAFMELTADSVEYLAGRPR, from the coding sequence GTGATCGAAGTCAACGCACTCACCAAGACCTACGGCGGCAGGACCGCCGTCGACCAGCTGTCGTTCACCGTCCGGCCCGGGCAGGTCACCGGGTTCCTCGGGCCGAACGGTGCCGGCAAGACCACCACGCTGCGGATGATCCTCGGCCTGGACACGCCGACCGGCGGCACCGCCACCGTCGGCGGCGTCCCGTTCCGCAGCCACCGGCGCGGCCTGCGGCACGTCGGCGCCCTGCTCGACGCGGGGCAGGTCCACGGCGGACGCAGCGCCGCGGCCCACCTGGCGGCGCTGGCCCGCAGCAACGGCATCCCCCGACGCCGGGTGGAGGAGGTGCTCCAGGAGGTGGGCCTGTCGGAGGCGGCGCGGCGCCGGATCGGCGGGTTCTCGCTCGGCATGAAACAGCGGCTCGGTATCGCCACCGCCCTGCTCGGCGATCCGCCCGTGCTGATGTTCGACGAACCGATCAACGGCATGGACCCGGAGGGCGTGCTCTGGGTGCGCCACCTCTTCCGCCGGCTGGCCGCCGAGGGCCGCACGGTCTTCCTCTCCAGTCACCTGATGACGGAGATGGAGCAGACCGCCGACCAGCTCGTCGTCATCGGGCAGGGCCGGCTGATCGCGGCCGAGTCGGTACGGAGCTTCGCGGCCCGCAGCACCCGGCTCAGCGTCGTGGTCGGCACACCGCAGGCCGCCGAGCTGACCGCTCTGCTGACCGCGGCGGGCGCGTCGGTCGGGCCGGAGGGCTCCGCCGGTGCCGAACGGCTCACCGTGACCGGCCTGCCGGCCGACCGGATCGGTGCGCTCGCCTTCGAGCACCGGATCCTGCTGCACGAACTGACCACCCGCAGTGCCTCCCTGGAGGAGGCCTTCATGGAACTGACCGCCGACAGCGTCGAATACCTGGCAGGACGGCCCCGATGA
- a CDS encoding sensor histidine kinase, whose product MTKTRPMTWGVGVLYPVVLLLPVTGSPAASGTQHGIGALLASGLLIGVLRHRPLPALTMALLGSVLVVPLSQDQSPGRFASFLAVDVVLGLIVATRSRRTAVVAAAVSSTVQLVTVAGFTHGPEGLTGLSVITFLLTATSCMIGLLVRERREHAVALRSQEVAEAVTAERLRIARELHDMVAHSIGIIAIQAGVGSRVIETQPLEAREALRAIEATSRETLAGLRRTLVALRQADPDDGVAPAPLAPAPGLADVERLVAATADAGVGIELRWAGERRQLPADIDLSAYRIVQEAVTNVVRHAGTGHCRVAIDYGVEELTVEIVDDGRGMPGAAGSGFGITGMRERVSLLHGRFSAGPRPEGGFRVAARLPLPEPVGAPADLR is encoded by the coding sequence ATGACGAAGACGAGGCCGATGACCTGGGGCGTCGGTGTGCTGTACCCGGTCGTGCTGCTGCTGCCGGTGACCGGTTCGCCCGCCGCCTCCGGCACCCAGCACGGCATCGGGGCGCTGCTCGCCTCCGGCCTGCTCATCGGGGTGCTGCGCCACAGGCCGCTGCCGGCCCTGACGATGGCCCTGCTCGGCTCCGTGCTCGTGGTGCCGCTCTCCCAGGACCAGAGTCCGGGCCGGTTCGCCTCGTTCCTGGCGGTGGACGTGGTCCTGGGCCTGATCGTGGCGACCCGGTCCCGGCGCACCGCGGTCGTGGCCGCCGCGGTGTCGTCCACGGTGCAGCTGGTCACCGTCGCCGGTTTCACGCACGGGCCCGAGGGCCTGACCGGCCTCAGTGTGATCACCTTCCTGCTGACGGCCACCTCATGCATGATCGGCCTGCTGGTCCGCGAGCGCCGCGAGCACGCGGTGGCGTTGCGCTCGCAGGAGGTGGCCGAGGCGGTGACCGCAGAACGACTGCGGATCGCCCGCGAGTTGCACGACATGGTCGCGCACAGCATCGGCATCATCGCCATCCAGGCCGGGGTCGGCAGCCGGGTCATCGAGACCCAGCCGCTGGAGGCCCGTGAGGCGCTGCGGGCCATCGAGGCCACCAGCCGGGAGACCCTGGCAGGCCTTCGGCGGACACTGGTGGCACTGCGTCAGGCGGATCCGGACGACGGGGTCGCACCGGCACCGCTCGCCCCCGCCCCCGGCCTCGCCGACGTCGAGCGACTGGTGGCGGCGACCGCGGACGCGGGGGTCGGGATCGAGCTGCGCTGGGCCGGTGAGCGGCGTCAACTCCCGGCCGACATCGACCTGTCCGCCTACCGTATCGTGCAGGAGGCGGTGACCAACGTGGTCCGCCACGCGGGCACCGGGCACTGCCGGGTGGCCATCGACTACGGAGTGGAGGAGCTGACCGTGGAGATCGTCGACGACGGGCGCGGGATGCCGGGCGCGGCCGGGTCCGGCTTCGGCATCACCGGCATGCGGGAGCGCGTCAGTCTGCTGCACGGCCGGTTCAGCGCCGGGCCGCGCCCCGAGGGCGGTTTCCGGGTGGCGGCCAGGCTGCCGCTGCCCGAGCCCGTCGGGGCCCCGGCGGACCTCCGATGA
- a CDS encoding response regulator → MSIRVVLADDQPLVRSGLRVIMADHPDLNVVGEAASGAEAVRLARELSPDVLVMDIRMPGMDGIEATRLITATCDTTRVLVLTTFDEDDHVYGALRAGASGFVVKDMAVDDILAAIRVVAAGDALIAPGVARRLIAEFVNRPAPATERSPRPVTGITEREREVLTLVGRGRSNTEIADELFISVATAKSHVARLFTKLGARDRVQLVIAAYEMGLATAPR, encoded by the coding sequence ATGAGCATCCGCGTCGTCCTCGCTGACGACCAGCCGCTGGTCCGGTCCGGCCTGCGCGTGATCATGGCCGACCACCCCGACCTGAACGTCGTCGGTGAGGCCGCGTCGGGCGCCGAGGCCGTCCGGCTGGCCCGGGAGCTGAGCCCCGACGTGCTGGTGATGGACATCCGGATGCCCGGCATGGACGGCATCGAGGCCACCCGCCTGATCACCGCCACCTGCGACACCACCCGTGTCCTGGTCCTGACCACCTTCGACGAGGACGACCACGTCTACGGCGCTCTGCGCGCCGGTGCGAGCGGATTCGTCGTCAAGGACATGGCGGTGGACGACATCCTCGCGGCGATCCGCGTGGTCGCCGCCGGCGACGCCCTCATCGCCCCGGGCGTCGCCCGTCGTCTGATCGCCGAGTTCGTCAACCGGCCCGCACCCGCCACGGAGCGCTCCCCGCGTCCGGTCACGGGCATCACCGAGCGCGAACGGGAGGTCCTCACGCTGGTCGGCCGAGGCCGCTCGAACACCGAGATCGCCGATGAACTCTTCATCTCGGTGGCCACCGCCAAGTCCCACGTGGCGCGGCTGTTCACCAAGCTCGGCGCCCGTGACCGGGTCCAACTCGTCATCGCCGCTTACGAGATGGGCCTGGCCACAGCGCCGCGGTGA